Below is a genomic region from Rhodohalobacter mucosus.
TTTCATCATCGATGAGGCACAGAATTTAACGCCGCACGAGATCAAAACGATCATTACACGTGCCGGAGAAAATACGAAAATCATCTTTACGGGCGACATCTTCCAAATCGACACCCCCTACCTTGACACGCAGTCGAACGGCCTTTCGTACCTGGTAGACCGTATGAACAACAATGACCTCTACGCCCATATAAATCTGGAAAAAGGTGAGCGGTCAACGCTTGCAAACCTGGCGAGTAAGTTTTTGTAATAAATATATTTGTGACCGGCTGTTCGTTGTCAGATGCGGGTTTTCAGGCAGGAATCTGTATTTCACATGCCTGAATTGACAATCTATTTTCCGGTCTGATACTTCTCTGCAAGGGCTTTGGCAGCAAGCCAGCCATTGGTCCAGGCTGCCTGAAAGTTAAAGCCGCCGGTTACGCCGTCAATGTCGAGTACTTCTCCCACAAAATAGAGACCGGGTACTTTTTTACTCTCCAGTGTATCCGGGTTCACCTCTTTCAGCCGGATACCTCCGCATGTAACAAACTCCTCTTTGTATGTGGTTTTTCCCTGGATATCGTATCGTGCATTTACCAGGTTCTGTACCAGTTCGTGCACCTCTTTGTTCGACAGTTCAGCCCATCGTTTCCGGTCATCGATTCCCGAAAGCTGAATCTGGCGCTCCCAGAGCCGTGCAGGAAGAGGTAGGAGATCCTGTCTGACAACCTTTTTCCTGGCGTTCCGTTCACGCAAATCAAGCAGTTTTTCCCGAACCTGCAGCTCGTTCATGGGTGCCAGCCAGTTCACGCGAACCGTATACCGATACTCCTTCTCGTGCAGCTCCCTGGCCGCCCATGCCGAGAGTTTGAGTACCGCGGGGCCGCTCAAACCCCAGTGTGTAATCAATAAAGGACCTGATTCCGTAAATCGGGTACCTTCAATGTGTACTTCTGCCTGGTTGACTGATATCCCCGCCAGGTCACTGAACACTTTCTCCCTGAAATTAAAGGTAAACAGGGAGGGTACGGGCGTACGGATTGTATGTCCCAGCTCTTTCAGCCATTCGTAGGCCTTCTCTCTGTTGTAGCCGCCTGTTGCCACAACAACAGCATCGAAATACTCAGCTTCTTTCTTGTTTATGGAAAGGCTGAACCCTGAATCACTTAATGGACTGATTCGGTCAACCCGGGTTTTATTACGAATTTTCACGCCGTGGATACGGGCTTCATGCATCAGGCAGCTGATGACAGACTCCGAGCTGTCGCTGACAGGAAACATTCTGCCGTCGGGCTCTGTTTTCAGTGCCACGCCTCTCGACTCAAACCACGCTGCAGTATCCCGAGCCTGAAACTGTTCAAAACTCCAACGCAGCATAGCCGCACCCCTGGGATAGTGAGCGGACAGTTGTTCAGGGTCGAAACAGTGATGGGTTACATTACACCTGCCACCTCCTGATATCCTCACTTTAGAGAGAACATTTTTCGACTTCTCAAAAATGGTAACCCGCAAGCCAGGATTAAGCCGGGCAGCATTTACTGCAGTAAAAAAGCCTGCAGCTCCTCCGCCAATGACGGCAACTGCAGGCTTATTCATTTTCTTTCGCATGCCTTAAGATAAAAAAGGCATAAACGTACTCAAACAGCTGGATTAATCCTGATTCTCATCCTCTCCATTTTCCTGTTCAAAGATCCTCAGGTCTTCATCGAGAGTGTCGCCCTGCTGATTTCTGAACTGCAGACGCATCTGCCGCTCAATCAAATCACTTTCCAGAATCTGATAAACCGAGGTGAGATCCTCAAGCTCCTCTTCAGTCAGTGCGCCGCTTTCAGGTGAACCATCGTCGGTAATTCTTACGAATTCCATGTCGTTGAGTGTGATCAATTCTCCCGTAGAACGGACCTCGACCTCCACTTCACCTTCCTCAACCCAGACATAGCCGTCTGCATTGACGCCAAATTTGGTTCCTTTTACAGAAGCCACTGTGTTTGATGTAGTTACCTCAAATTCCTTATCCGTACCTCTCTGAACATCCATAAAAAGTCCGCCTATAGCGAGACTTATCTGTGTTCTGAGGTTCAGGTTACGCTGCTCATTGAGCGAGCTGCGTATCACCATTTGCGAGGATGGGCTTACCCTTGCAACTGTTTCATCCAGAAATAGCAGCATCGCATAGCCGCTCTGGTTTGTGGTTAGCGTATCACCTGAAACAAGCGGCTGACCAACGGTTTGAATGGTGTCTGCCGTTATGTTTGAAACCGTAACGGAAGGTACATAACGTCGTACGTATGCGATTTCATCCTCTGCGTTTTCAGTTGTCAAATCCACGCTCTCTTCAGGAATCATGTATATAATTGCCACAATAGCGGCAATCACCACGACTGCAAATCCGAGTAATCCTTTATTTTTATTTTCCATTTTATTCACCAATTGTTGCTCGTCTGTTTCTGATTTTTTGCAGCATCTCTCTTAATATTACTACTGCTTCCTCAGCCGAATAGACTTCCCCGCCCAATTCGACCTGCTGAAGTTCATATCCCTGATTTACCATATCGTCTACTTTGTCTTCGCCTAAAATTTCCGACAATATGGATATTAATTCTTCATTAACGGTGTCAGGTTCCGGAATTGTAAATCTCCAGACGTCTGATTTCACCTGCATAGTCTGCTTTAGTGTAGCAATTTCTGCTCCAACCTGCCAAACATAATCATTTCCTGGAACTAATTGCTGCTCAATTGCACCGGGAACCTGAAATTCCGTTTCATCCACAAGTACATCTAAAAGAATGTTTTCCCGGAGATCCGTTACAGATCGGGGGTTAAACTCGCTTCTGAAGCGATTTTCAAGAACGTTCTCAGCGGCACCGGAACTTTCGTCGACAGAGGCCAGAATCAATCTGTACCGCTGATTTTGCGGTGCAACCCATCTCAAAGATGGCAGATTATCGGTGGACTCAAGCGCAGATAGCGCATTCAGCGTTGGCCCGTGCCCCCTTATTTCCAGATAAACATCAGGAACGGACGTTTCGATTTCAGCACTTGATGACGCCACAGGCTCAGCCTGATAATCGTCTTCAGGCAGAATTCGAACATCCACGTAAAAACGGTCTTCATCGACAACAGCCCCTTCATTTAAGCGGCTTAGCAGCTGTCTCCCGCGATTGGTCAGCACAAAATCGAATTTAACATCGCCGGATTGACCCGGAATCGTGCCGCGGATGATATCCAGGTTGCTGAAACGGAGTATTTCTCCCGCATCCATCTCGAATACCGTATTCGGGTTCTGTGATGACCGCAGAATAAGCCCCTCGTTTTCACTCCGTATGAATGTTTCTATCAGGAATCGTGCAGTCCCGGATGAGCGATTGTTGGCTATTTCATAGTTCACAACCGGCTTCTCATTCAGGCTGCTGAACGTCAGGGTAATCAGGTTTTCAATGTTTACTGCGTCGAAATCAGGGGCTATGGATACATTTACTGATAGCCCACTGTCCGGATCAGAATTCTGAGCCGCTGCACCGGTTACAGTGAAACAGCAAAAGAATATCTGCAGTAAGATCCGCCTGTATGATAAATGATACATTTTTATGTAAAGTAGGTTTTTCAGAGAGTAATTCTACTTAAATCTGCTTAATAAAACACATCAGGTATTATTTTTTCTTAATACCGCTACATTCCCATCAGGATGATCTTACCGGCATTTCTATTATCAGCCATATACTGATGCGCTTTTTCTGCATCTTTCCAGTCATATATGCTGTCAATTACGGGTTTTATCTCCTGCTTCGGAAACTTATCGGCAGAATCTTCCCAAAACTTTCGCATTAAATCGATTTTGTACTCAGCATTGCGGTTTCTAAGGGTTGAGCCGGCTATGGTAAGCCTCTTTTTCAAAACAGGCACAAGGCTGATTGAATCAATTTTTGATCCACCCAGCATCGAAAGATAAATGATCCTGCCATCGGTTGCTGCAATCCGCAGATTGTCGTGCCAATAGGGAGCACCGATAAAGTCAATTATCAGATTTGTGGAATCGGGCCCTTTATGCTCAATGATTGGTTCGGCAAACGATTCCTTTTTGTAATTGATGGCCAGATCTGCACCGAGTTCACGGCATAACGTCAGTTTTTCAGGCGTACCTGCCGTTGCCAGCACAGTCGCATCTTTCAATACACGCGCAAGCTGTATGGCAGCTGTACCAACCCCGCTGGCACCTGCATGAATCAAAACTGTTTCCCGCTTTTCCAAACGTCCTAAAAGAAAGAGGGCCTGATACGCTGTCAAAAATACCTCCGGTATGGCAGCCGCTTCCTCAAATGAAAAATTTTCAGGAATTATACGGGCCATTCGGTAGTCGATGATGCAGTACTCCGCATAACCGCCGCCCCCAAGCAGTCCGAATACGGGATCTCCCGGCTTGAAGCCCTCTACATCTTTTCCAGCTTGCTCCACAACACCCGACATTTCCAGACCTAAAATGGGTGATTCACCATCCGGGGGCGGATATTTCCCCGCTTTCTGCAG
It encodes:
- a CDS encoding NAD(P)/FAD-dependent oxidoreductase codes for the protein MNKPAVAVIGGGAAGFFTAVNAARLNPGLRVTIFEKSKNVLSKVRISGGGRCNVTHHCFDPEQLSAHYPRGAAMLRWSFEQFQARDTAAWFESRGVALKTEPDGRMFPVSDSSESVISCLMHEARIHGVKIRNKTRVDRISPLSDSGFSLSINKKEAEYFDAVVVATGGYNREKAYEWLKELGHTIRTPVPSLFTFNFREKVFSDLAGISVNQAEVHIEGTRFTESGPLLITHWGLSGPAVLKLSAWAARELHEKEYRYTVRVNWLAPMNELQVREKLLDLRERNARKKVVRQDLLPLPARLWERQIQLSGIDDRKRWAELSNKEVHELVQNLVNARYDIQGKTTYKEEFVTCGGIRLKEVNPDTLESKKVPGLYFVGEVLDIDGVTGGFNFQAAWTNGWLAAKALAEKYQTGK
- a CDS encoding FecR family protein; this translates as MENKNKGLLGFAVVVIAAIVAIIYMIPEESVDLTTENAEDEIAYVRRYVPSVTVSNITADTIQTVGQPLVSGDTLTTNQSGYAMLLFLDETVARVSPSSQMVIRSSLNEQRNLNLRTQISLAIGGLFMDVQRGTDKEFEVTTSNTVASVKGTKFGVNADGYVWVEEGEVEVEVRSTGELITLNDMEFVRITDDGSPESGALTEEELEDLTSVYQILESDLIERQMRLQFRNQQGDTLDEDLRIFEQENGEDENQD
- a CDS encoding NAD(P)H-quinone oxidoreductase — translated: MKALLVDHQNGSPVMRTGTFPDPVPGDRELLVKTEAAALNRADLLQKAGKYPPPDGESPILGLEMSGVVEQAGKDVEGFKPGDPVFGLLGGGGYAEYCIIDYRMARIIPENFSFEEAAAIPEVFLTAYQALFLLGRLEKRETVLIHAGASGVGTAAIQLARVLKDATVLATAGTPEKLTLCRELGADLAINYKKESFAEPIIEHKGPDSTNLIIDFIGAPYWHDNLRIAATDGRIIYLSMLGGSKIDSISLVPVLKKRLTIAGSTLRNRNAEYKIDLMRKFWEDSADKFPKQEIKPVIDSIYDWKDAEKAHQYMADNRNAGKIILMGM